GGGGGCATGGCCGAGTACCTGCTCGTGCCGGCCGCCCGGCACGTCCTCCCGCTGCCCGACGGGCTCGACCCGGTGCAGGCCGCGCCGCTGACCGACGCCGGCCTCACCCCGTACCACGCGGTCCGCCGTTCCTGGGGCAAGCTGCCGCCCGGCAGCACCGCCCTGGTGATCGGGGTGGGTGGCCTCGGCCACGTGGGCGTGCAGATCCTCAAGGCCACCACCGCGGCGCGGGTGGTCGCGGTGGACACCCGGGAGGAGGCGCTCGCCCTGGCCCGGGAGTACGGGGCGGACCTGACCCTGCGCTCGGGCGCGGGAACGGCGGACGAGGTCCGCGCGGCCACACCGGGTGGCCGGGGGGTCGACGTGGTGCTCGACTTCGTCGGGGTGGACGCCACCCTCCGGCTGGGCGCGGCGAGCGCCCGCACCCTGGGTGACCTGACCATCGTCGGCATCGGCGGCGGCACCCTGCCGGTCTCCTACTTCTCCGTGCCGTACGAGGTGAGCATCCAGACCACCTACTGGGGCAGCCGACCGGAGCTGACCGAGGTGCTTGACCTGGGGGCCCGGGGACTGGTCCGGCCGGAGATCACCACGTTCGGGCTGGACCAGGCGGTCGATGCCTACCGCCGGCTCCGGGATGGGAAGGTGGCGGGACGGGCGGTGATCGTGCCCTGACCCCGGGCCCCTAGGGTGGGCCGGTGGTCGCCGCGCTGGAGCTGTATCTCGACACCGACGCCACCCGACGGATCCGGGTGCTCTGGGACGCCCTCGAGGCGGAGGGGGTGCAGAGCCTGCGGTACCTGCTCGACCAACGCCACCGTCCGCACGTCTCGCTGACGGTGGCGCCCCGACTGGATCCGGACCAGGTCGCCGGGGCGCTCGACGGGATGACGGTGGCCGCGCCGCTGCGGCTGTCGTTCCTGCACGCCGGGCAGTTCGTCGGACGGGTGCTCTGGCTCGGCCCGACCCCGACGCCGGAACTGCTCGCCCACCACGCCGAGGTGTACGCGCGGCTCACCCGGGCCGGGGTAGGCCTGTCCGAGCACTACCAGCCGGGACGCTGGGTGCCGCACTGCACGCTCTCCATGCGGGTGCCGAACGCGCTGATGGCCGCCGCGGTCCGCCGCTGCCTGGAGGTGTTGCCGATCGAGGCCCGGGTGGTCGGCGCGGCGGTCACCGACCACGCCCGGGGCATCGCCCACCCGCTGCCCTGACCGGTCGGCGGGTCACGCCGCCGGTGCCGGGCCCGGCCCGCTCAGTTCCAGTCGTAGTTGGCCCGCAGGACCCGGGCGACCCGGTCGAAGCGGTCCCGGGCCAGCACCGCGCCCTCCCGCCGGATGCTGTCCTCCCGCATGGTGAGCACCCGGTCCAGGCGTACCCAGCTCGGCCGGTTGTCCCGGTCCCAGGCGCCCGGACCGAGGGGGAACCAGTGCCGCTGGCCGTCCCGGTCACTCTGACTGGAGAGCATGAGACCGAACAGGGTCCGGCTCTGCCGCCCCACCACGAGCACCGGCCGGTCCTTGCCCTGCCGAGGGTCGTCCTCGTACGCCACCCAGGTCCAGACGATCTCTCCCGGATCCGCCTGACCGTCCAGTTCGGGCGCGTAGACGAGCTGCCGCCGCCGGAGGGCCGTCACCTGACGCCGTCGAGCCACCTGGGCGGGAATCTGGGCCGGGGTGACCGCCAGCGGGCCACCGCCCCGGACGACCCGACCGACCCGCGCTGCCACGTCTCTGAACAGTCCTGCCACAGCAGGCAGCCTAGTCGTCGGTGCCCCCGCCGGCGATCGACGCGTGCGAGGATGGCACCGATGACGACCGTGGGTGATCAATACCGTACCGGCGACACCTGGCGACGCGTGACCGTGCTGCTGGCCCTCGCGCTCGCCGCCTTCACCTTCAACACCACGGAGAACCTGCCGATCGGCCTGCTCCCGCTGATGTCCGGGGACCTGGCCGTCCCGCTCTCGTCGGTGGGCTATCTGATCACCGGCTACGGACTCACCGTGGCCGTCGTCTCGCTGCCGGTCGCGCAGGTGACCCGGGACCTGCCCCGCCGTTGGCTGCTCAGCGGCGTACTGGCGGTGCTCGTGCTGTCCACCCTGGTCTCCGCCGCCGCCACCAGCTACGGGGTGCTGCTGACCGCCCGGGTCGCCACCGCAGTCGCCCAAGCTCTCTTCTGGGCGGTGATGGCACCCGTGGCGGTGGGTATGTTCCCGGCCCGGGTCCGGGGACGGGTGGTGGCCGTGCTCTCGGTCGGTGGTTCCCTCGCCACCGTCCTCGGCGTGCCGGCCGGCACCTGGCTCGGCCAGCAGGGCGGCTGGCGGGCGCCGTTCCTGGTGCTGACCGTCCTCTCGCTCGCCGCGCTCGCCCTGGTCGCCACGCTCCTGCCAACCAGCCGCCCCGCCGAGGGGCACGGCGCGTACGGCTCCGCGCCGCACACCGGACGGTTCGTCGTCACGCTGCTGGCCACCGCCGTCTCGGTGACCGGCATGTTCGCCGGCTTCACCTACGTGGCCCGGCTGCTCACCGAGGTCACCGACGTCGCCGATGCGGCGGTGGGCGGCCTGCTGTTCGTCTTCGGGCTCGCCGGGGTGGTCGGGGTCGCCGTCGTCGGCCGGTTCCTCGACCGGTTTCCGCGCGGCACGCTCGTGCTGACCATCGCGGTCCAGGGGGGCGCGCTGCTCGGGCTCTCCCTCCTCGCCGCCGAGCAGGTCGCCGTGGTGGTCCTGTTGGCCCTGTTGGGCTGCTCGGCGGCACCGGTCTTCATGGTCACCCAGGCCCGGATCCTGGTGGTCGCGCCCGGACGGACCGAACTCGGCTTCGCCGCCAACTCGGCGGCGTTCAACGTCGGCATCGCGGTAGGGGCGCTGGTCGGCGGGCTGCTCCTGACTCCGCTCGGCGTCCGGGGCGCGTTCGGGATCGGCGCGCTGGTCACGTTCGTGGCGCTGGTGGTCGTCCTCGCCGAACCGCTGCTGACCCGCCGCGTCACCCGGGAAAGCGGGCGACGTATCGCTTCTGCCACGGCGTCTCGACCGCGCGACGGTGGTAGTGCTGACGAACGAACGCCACCGCCTCGGCGGGCGGCACCCCGTCGATGACCGCGAGGCAGGCCAGTGCGGTGCCGGTCCGGCCCCTACCGCCGCCACAGGCCACCTCGACCCGCTCGGTCGCCGCCCGTTCCCACGCCTCGCGCAACAGCGGTGCGACGGCGGACCGGTCCCGGGGCAACCAGAAGTCGGGCCAGCGCAACCACCGGCTCTCCCAGTCCACCGGGGGCGGTGGCGCGCCGAGCAGGTAGACGGCGAAGGTCGGCCGTGCTCCGGCCGGCAGCCCGTCCCGCAGCCCGCGACCCCGTACCAGCCGTCCCGACGGCAGCCGGAGCACACCGACGGCGTTGGCCTCCCACGACGTACCCATCGGTTGATCGTAGGGAACGGACGCCGTACCGGTCACCACCAGGCGCGGGTGGCCGGGGAGCATCGGCCGGCACGGCGTTTTCCGCCGCTCCGCCGGCCGGTCCGACCGGGCTGGACCATCCGGATCGGACGGGCATCGGCGGCGACCGAGATCTGCTACGGTTCCGCGTGCTGATCTACGATCTCGGATGGCTTCCTCGGAGGGCTCGCACATGAACGTCGCCCTGTGGGCCACGGCCGGTCTGCTCGCCGTCGTCTTCCTGGTGATCGGCGGCATCAAGCTCGCCCGGCCCAAGGACCAGCTCCTCGCCAACGGCATGGAGGCGTTGGAGCCGTTGCCCGCCGGCCTGATCAAGTTCATCGGCGTGGCGGAGGTGCTGGCCGCGTTCGGGCTGATCCTGCCCGGCCTGCTCGACATCGCCCCGGTGCTCGTCCCGCTGGCCGCCGTCGGGCTGCTCGTCATCATGGTCGGTGCGGTCGTCACGCACGCCCTGCGCCGGGAGGTCGGACCGGTCGCGCGGAACCTGGTGCTGGTCGCCCTACTCGTCTTCGTGGTCTGGGGCCGTTTCGGTCCGTACGCCTTCTGAGCCCGCCCACGCCTTCTGAGCCCGCCCGGTACGGCCCCGGCCGACGTGGTCGCGTTACCGGCGCGGTCGTGCCGGGACGACCGCGGTCCGGCACGCGGTGACCGCGCCGGGACGGCTGCGGTGCCGGCGGTGGTCAGCTCAGACCCATCGCCCGGACGCTCCGTTCCGCCCGGTCGGGCTCGCCCGCCGGTTCCGGGCCGAGCCGGTACACGCCGCCGGCCCGGGAGAGGATGCGCAGGTCCACCAGGTACCGGCGGATCGTCACGTGGTCGACCTCTCCCCCGTCGCACCAGGCGCGGAGCTGGTCGTTGACGGCCGCCTCCGCATAGTCGACGCCGGGCGTGAAACAACGCTCGGCGACATGACGCAGCACCTCACGACGCCGGCCCTGCTGCGCGGGGACGCTGACCAGTCGGTCGCCGCGCAGGAACGGTCGGAAGGTGGCGTCACCGCCGGGCTCGACGGCGGACGGCGTGGCGCGGGCCAACTCGCGCAGCCGGTCGTAGTCCACCCGGAGGGCATCGCCCTCGGCGACCACGAGTTCCTGCTCCCGCAGCCGACGCAACGCCACCAGCGCGGCCTTCGGGTCGAGGCCGGCCGCCGCCACCACCGCGTCCGGCGTCCGCGCCCCGAGCGCGACCACGCCGAGCACCCGCAGCCGGTCCGGCTCCGCCACCAGTCGCACCACCGTCTCAGGAGTCACGCCTTCCTTTCTCCCCTGTCCCGGCCCCGTCGCTCAACCGGTTTTCCGCACTCCGCCGGTGACTCCGGTACCGTCCGATCCGTGCTCTTCCACATCGCCGAGGTCGCGGACTGGCAGCAGGCCCGGACGGCCGGGGACTACCGGGTGTCGACTCGGGGCCGGACCCTGGCCGACGAGGGTTTCATCCACGCCTCGCGCCGGGATCAGGTGCTCGGCGTCGCCGAGACCTTCTACGCCGACGCCGGTCCGCTCCTGCTGCTGCACATCGACCCGGCACGGCTGACCGCACCGGTCCGCGACGACGAGGTGGCGCCGGGGGTGGTGTTCCCACACATCTACGGACCGCTCAACCTCGACGCCGTCACCGCCGTGACACCGCTGCTCCGGGCCGTCGACGGGACGTTCGTCCTCCCCGACGAACTGTCGGACCAACCGCCCTCCTGACCGGTCGCGCCACCGTCCGGTCACCGGGTTGACCCGCCCTGGCAGGGTGGCGGTCGCACCGGCACGGACGAGGAGGACGCCCATGTCCACGCCCACGGAACGGCCCGCACCGCCGCTGTTCGCGGTCGACGGCGGCATGCTCGTCGCCACCCTGCTCACCCTCGCCGGGTACCTGTTGCCCTGGTTCCGCAAGGGCAGCGGGTACGCCTGGTCCTTCTCCGGCTGGGCGTACGCGTCGCTCAGCGACGGGGGCGGCTGGACGTTGCTCACCTTCGGGTGGCTGCTGCTGGCGGGCGGGGCGGCCCTGCTGGCCCGCCGGAGCGTGGCCGCGGCGATGACCGGGGTGGTCGCCGCGGTGGGCACCCTGGTCACCAGCCTCGCGGTCGTGGCGGCCAGCTTCGCCGTCGTCGGCGAGCAGACCGCGCTGAACCCGGTGGCGCAACTGCCCTTCGGGGTCGGCCTGCCGGTGCTGGCCACCGGACTGGGGCTGCTGCTGGCCACCTCGTGCCGGGCGATCGTCCGGGGCGTCGTCCGCGAGTCGTCCGGCCCGGACGCGCCACACTGACCGACGGTCACGGCCGAGTCGGACACCGCGGAGTCGGATGCGGCAGGCTCGCTGAACCCGGCGCCGGGTTCAGCGGGCGCGGATGCGGCAGGCTCGCCGAGCCAGGCTCGGGTTCAGCGGGCGCGGCGGGCCGCGTGGTGCAGGAGCAGCGCGGCCAGGCAGCCACCGACCAGGACCGCGCCCGCGCCCACCGTCTGGCCGACCACCACGGCCGAACCGAACGCCTCGGCGACCGACTGGCGTTCCACCTCGTCGCGGGCGGCGGCCAGGGCAGCCGGGAACGAGCCGGCACCCACCACGGCCGCCGGCAGCGCCGCCGTGAACCGGGCGTTCATCACCGCGCCGAGCACGGCGACGCCCAGGCTGCTGCCGACCTCCGCCATGGTGCCGTCCACGCCGGCTCCCGCGCCGGCCCGGTCGGCGGGGATGGCACTCATCACCGCCGCCACGATGGCCGGATTGGCCACCGCACAACCGGCGCCCATCAGCACCAGACCCGCCAGCAGCACGCCGTAGCCGTCGGTCGGCGCGTGGGCGGCGACCACGAGTCCGACGGCGAGCGCCGCCATGCCGCTGGCGATGGCCGCCGGGGTGCCGAGCGTACGGATCAGTCGGGCGGTGACGCCGACCAGGTTGAGCAGCACCACGGTCAGCGCGAACGGCGCGGTGCGCAGTCCCGCCTCCCAGGCCGAGTGGCCTCGGACGAACTGCAACTGCTGGGCCAGCAGGAACAGCGCGCCCGCACTGCCGAAGGTGATCAGGACGACGCCGGCCACCGCGCCGACGAAGCGCCGGTCCCGGAACAGACGCATGTCGAGCATGGGATGCGCGACGCGTCGTTCCCAGCCGACGAAGAGACCGACCAGCACCACCCCGGCCAGGGCCGCGCCGAGGACCGGACCGGAGGCCCAGCCGTCCTCGGGGCCCCGGATGACCGCGTAGACCACGGCGGTCAGGCCGGCGGTGGACAGCACCGCCCCGACCAGGTCGAGGCGTCCGTCGGTGGCACCCCGCGACTCGGGGACCAGCAGCACGCCGGCCAGCAGGCAGAGCAGCACGACCGGCACGTTCAGCAGGAAGATGGCCGGCCAGTCGAAGTGCGCGAGGACGAACCCGCCCACCGGCGGCCCGGCGGCGAAGCCGAGGGCGCTCACCGCCGCCCAGATGCCGATCGCCCGGGGTCGCTCCTCGGCGTCGAAGACCTGCATCGCGACGGCCAGGGTGCCGGTGACCAGCAACGCGCCACCGACACCGAGCGCCGCCCGGGCGGCGATCAGCTGCCCGCTGGACTGCGCGGCCGCGGCGGCGAGCGAGGCGAGTCCGAACAGGACGAGCCCGGCCAGCAGCATCCGCCGGCGGCCGTAGCGGTCGACCACGCTGCCGGCGGTGAGCAGCAGACCGGACTGCACCAGGGCGTACGCGTTGATCACCCACTGGATGTCGGCGGTGCTGGCGGCCAGGTCCCGGGTGAGCGCCGGTACCGCCACGGTGAGCACGGTGTTGTCGAGCACCACGACGAGTTGGGCCAGGCAGAGCACCCCGAGGACGAGCCAGCGGGTCGACAGCCTGCCGGCGACGGCGTCGTCGCGGATCGGAGTGCCGACCGTGGTGGGCGGAGCGGTCACCGGGCGGTCCAGTAGCCGAGCGCGGAGACCTGCTGTCTACCGGCGCCCAGCCCCCGCCGGAGATGCCGGACGATGGCGCGGTTGCTGGCCGCCTCGCAGGCGACCCAGTAGTAGGCCCCGTCGGTGTCCGGCGGGATCGCCGCGCAGACGGTGTCGACCAGGTGTCGGCCACCGTCCTCGCGGGGTACCCAGGTCACCTTGTGGTGTCCCCGGGCGCGCGGGGTCAATGCCTGCTCGCCCTCGTGGGCGTACTCGAGCCAGACCGTGGCGGGAATGCTGTCGGCGTGGTCGAGCAGGCTGTTGACCGCCGGCAGCGAGGCGGCGTCACCGACCAGGTAGAGGTGGCGCGGGGTGGGGTCGGGGAGGGCGAAGCCGGTGCCCTGGACGGTGGCGTCGATGGTGTCGCCCGGCCGGGCCGAGGTGGCCCAGCGGGCGGCGCAGCCGTCGTGCAGGGCGAACTCCAGGTGGAAGCGCCCGGTCGTCGGATCCGGGTCGACCAGGGTGTACGCCCGCTGGTGGGCCCTGCCGTCGTGGTCGAACCACAGGCGGACCCACATCGTCGGGTGCACGCCGCAGGCTTCCAGCAGTCCGCCGCCGTCGACCAGTAGACGCTGGTAGTGGGCGTTCACCGACTCGGACTCGAGCACGGTCAGCCGGAAGTCCCTGCCTCCCATGGCCCTGAGCAGCAGGGCTTCCCAGTTCCGTTTCACGCGGTCCTCCCGTACAGTCCTGCCAGGTTAGGTAAGGCTAACCTAAAGGATCGGTTCTGGGGAGAGGCGTCGTGCCGCGCACCGGACGACCCGCACAACCATGAGACGAGGCACGTGATGCACCAGGAGACGATTCCCGGATTCGGCACACTCGCACTGACACCGGTGGACCCGGCGGTCCACGCCGGACTGCTGCACGGCTGGGTCACCCAGCCCCGGGCGGTCTACTGGGGCATGGGCTCCTTCACCGTGGACGAGGTCCGCGAGGTCTACGAGTTCGTCGACGGGCTCACCACCCACCACGCCTACCTGGTCCTGCTGGACGGGACACCGGTGGGGCTGTTCCAGACGTACGAGCCGGCGGCCGACCCGGTCGGCGAGCGGTACGAGGTACGGCCGGGCGACATCGGCATGCACCTGCTGCTGGCCCCGCCGCGAGGCATGGCACGCGGCCTGACCACCGCGATCGGGCCAGCCCTGGCCCGGTTCCTGTTCCGCAACCCCGACCACCGCCGCATCGTGGTCGAACCCGACGTACGCAACGAGCTGGCGCTACGCCGCCTGGAGCGCGAGGGCTTCACCTTCGACCACGAGATCGACCTACCCGACAAGCGCGCCCAACTGGCCTTCCTGACCCGCACCCGCTTCGAGTCCCCCACCGACGCCCAGGGTCTGGTGTCCGCTGAATCACACCCGTCGATCATCAACACAAAAGGTTGCAGCAGGTATCAAGTCGACAACCTTCCGCTACCTTAGGTCTTCCTTAAGCCCCTGGCCGGCTGGTTCACTACTCGCGCCATCCACGTCAGTCGAACCGCGGGGGAGCCCTGACCCATGCCCGACCTGAACCCCTCCCGGCGCGCACGGCGCGTCGCGTCCTGGGCGCTCGTAGGCGTCCTCGCCGGTGTCGCCCTGGCGGCCGCCCCACCCGCCGCCGCCAACCCACGTAAGCCGGTCCAGGCGACCGAGACGGCCCCTGCGGCCCCCATCGTCACCCCGCCCAGCGGACCGACCACCATCGGGGTAGTAGCCGAGTTCAGCGTCACCAAGGCGGGCGGCGCCAGCCCGTACGCGTACCGCTACCAGCTCAACGCCGGACCGCCGGTGCAGGTGCCGGCCAACGCCAACGGCACGGCCACCATCTCCGTCAAGCCGACCCGGTTCACCAACACGCTCACCGTCTACGGCCTCTTCGCGGGTGGCGTCTTCGGGGAGAGCGCCAACATCACGTTCAACTCCAATCCGGCCCCCATCGCTCCCGACGCGGACTTCACCGGCGACGGAGTCGCCGACCTGCTCACGGTCGGCGGCACCCACACCCTGCCCGCCGGGCTCTGGCTCGCCACCGGCGGCGGCACGGCCGGCGTCGACCCGATCAGCACCAACATCGGCATCCGGGGATACGGCGTCGGCAGCAACGACCCCGCCGACTTCACCGGCAGGCAGATCATCACCGGACGGTTCTTCGGTGAGTCCTTCCAGGACATCCTCGTCTACCACCCGACCGGCAACAACGCCGGCGGTGCGACCATCCTGCGCGGCACCGGCGACGGTTCACCGCTGCACCCCCAGCTCAGCGGCAACCAGCAGCCCATCGACCCGGGCCAGTTGCTGGACGAGTACGGCAACTCGCCCCGCCAACTCGTCAACGCCGGAGACACCCGCCGGCTCGGCGGCGACTGCCCTGACCTGATGGGGATCAGCGGCGACGCGACGAACGGGCACCACCTCACCTACTACCCGAACTGGTACGCGCCCGGTGCCTACTACCTCGTCATCCGGACCACCGCGCTGACGCCGACCGGCGGCACCGACTGGAACAACTGGACCATCGCCACCACCCAGCTCAGTGGCGGCACCGCCATGTTCCTGTGGAACCGCAGCACCGGCGCACTGCACCTGTGGACGGACCTGACCTTCGACGAGGGCACCGGTCAGCTCACCTACACCGCATACGACCTGGCTGCGAACTGGAACACCAACGCCGACATCGACCTGCGCGCGGCCGACATCGACGGCAACGGCACGCCCGACCTCTGGACGGTCGGCGGCGCGGCCTTGGTCACCCCGTGGCTCGTGTCGAACCTGACCACCGCCGGCAGCGGCACGGTCACCGCGCAACCCGCCCAGACCCTGGTCACTCCCAGCCAGCCCTGACAGTCCGGGCGAGCCTGGGCCAACCTTGAGGGCTCGGATGAAATGACGGGGGAGGACGGCTGGCCGTCCTCCCCCGTCCGCTCACCACCGTGCCCGCGCCCCGGCCGGTCGTCGGTGAACGGCCCGGGACCCCGCAGTCGGGACGAACTCCGGAGGTCGCACGGCGTTTCCGTGCCTGCCGGACCCGCCCGGTCAGTCCGCGCCGACCACCATGACGCTGGCCTCCTCGTCACCGAGGGCCGCGACGAGCTGTTCCAGCGTCGCCGGTCCCTCGTGGTCGAGGATCAGGACCGGACGCAGATCGTCACCGCAGGGCTCGCCCTCCGGGCTCAGGGCGGCCCGGTGACCGGGTCCCGGCAACAGCCCCGCCTGATCGGCCAGGGCCGCCGGGTCGATCCGGATCTCGCGGCGCAGCACCGTGACTCGGCCGTCCGGGATCTCCTCGAGAGGCAATTCCGCGACGAGCCGGCCGAACTCCTCGTCCCGGTGCGCCCCCGAGTCCACGATCCGCTGCCGGGAGGTCACCAGCCGGACGACGAGCCGGTCGCCGGTGACCTCGACCCGCGCCCACAGGTCCATGGGTAGCAGGTAGAACACCCCCTCCTCGCCCTCGTGGCCGTAGTTGAACAGGTCGCACGCCAGCCGTTCGTCGACACCACCCCGGGTGTCCACAGCGAGCACGATATTCGGCTCGGCCGGCTCGGACAGCGGTAGGGCGGTCACCCACATGCGCGCCGAGTCGTCACCGAAGAGGGGCGTGGGGAGGCTCATGCGCGTATCCAACCAGGGCCCTCTGACGGGTTTCCGCACCTGGAGCCGGTGGCGCTCGCCGTCCGCTGTCGGACCACGCCGCTACGGTGCGCCCCATGATCGAGCGACCGAGCCAGCAGTGGTACGACGAGGTCCGGGACCAGCGGAGCAGGATCGCGGCGGGCACCCTCGCCGAGGCCGACGCGTACGCCGTGCACCTCTGGCCGGAGGCGTTCACCGCCGCCGTCGACGCCGCCCTCGCAGCGTACGAGGCGGAGGTCCGTTCCCTGGTGTCCCCCACCGACGAGCAGGTCTTCGCCTCGGTCGAGCGCGTCGTCACCGCGTTGAACGCCATCGACGAGCCGTACGGAGCGATCGAGACCGGGGAGCGGGAAGAACTCTGCGAATACGTGGACGCGGTCCTGACCGCCGCTGGCGTCGACGTCGGGGAACTGACCGCGCGGCACGGCCTGCACCGGTTCGAACTGACCGACCGGTGGCGCGACTGGTGAACCGGTGCACCCCTGCCAGGAGCGGCCGGACGGGCGTCGACTAGGAACGTCGCATGCCCCGCTACCTGCTCTTTCCCGGCCGCCATCACCTGCTGACCCGGTTCCAGGCGGATTACCTCCGCCGCCTCGCCACCGAAAGTGACGACACCGCGACCGACGGCCGTGGTGGGGCGGCCGATGAGACGGCTGACGACGGGGTCACCGTGGTCTGGGCGGTCACCTCGGCCAACCACGAGAACACCCGACGCAACCCGGTCCCCTACCACCGACGCGAGGCGGCGATCGAGCGGTTCAGCGTGCTCGCCGGGCTCCGGTCGGTGGTGGTGCCGGTGTTCGACACCGCCGCGACCGACCGGTTCGCCGAGGTGACCCTGAAGAACGTGGCGGCGGTCACCGGGCTGGAGCTCACCCCGGCGGACACGGTGGTCGCCTGCTCGACGCCGGAGGTCGCCGCGATGTACGAGCGGCTCGGCTTCGCCATCGCCGGGGTGGAGGCCGACGTCGAGCCCGCCCCGGCCCGACCGTGGGACGTGCTGCTCGGGCTGGCTGCCGGCGACCCGTCGTGGCGGGAGCTGGCCCATCCCGCGACCATCGACGTGTACCGCCGCTACCGGCTGGACGACCTGGTCCGAGCGGTGGTCAACGACCCGGTGGTCGGCGACGAGGGCGGCCTGACCGCCACCCGGGACTACCGGGCGTACGCGGAGGCGTTCGCCGACGCAGCGCAGCGCAAGTGGTCGGCGGTACGGGAGCACGTGCGGCCGGGACGGATCGTCGACGTCGGCTGCGGCGCGGGCGCCGTGCTGGAGCTGGCCGACCGGGAGCCGGCGCTGCGGGAGAGCGACCTGATCGGCGTCGAGGTGGCCCGGCACCTGTTCGAGGAGTGTGTGCACAAGAAGGCGCAGGGCTTCTTCACCAACCCGAACGTCTTCTTCTACCGCCGCAACGTGCTCGGCGGGGCGGTGTTCGCGCCGCGCTCGGTGGACACCACGCTGACCTTCGCGCTGACCCACGAGATCTGGTCGTACGGCGACCGGATAGCGTCGCTGCGCCGGTTCGTGCAGGCCATCTACGACCACACCGTACCCGGCGGGGTGTGGATCAACAGCGACGTGTGCGGGCCGGACGGCCAGGACCGGACGGTACGGCTACGCCTGTCGACGACCGACGGCGCCAACCCGCCCACGCCCCGCACCGACCTGACCTCGCTCTCCCCCACCGAGGTGGCGACGTACGTGGGCACGCTGTCCACCCGGGCCCGGCTGGACCAGTTCGCCGTCGACTACCGGTTCCCGTTCGCGTACCGCCCCGTCACGGACCCGACCATCGCGGACCCGGCTGGGACGAACCCGGCCGCCGCGGACCCGGCTGGAACGGACTCGACCGTGGCGGACCCGGCTGGGACGGACTCGGCCGGGACGGTGGTCGAGCTGACGCTCGGCGACGCGATGGACTTCCTCACCCGCAAGGACTACACGGACAACTGGCTGTCGGAGACCCAGGAGCAGTTCTGCGGCCTGGAGTACGCCGACTGGAAGGCGCTCCTCGCCGACGTCGGCTTCGAGGTCGACCCGGCGAGCGGCCCGACCCGCAACGACTGGATCGTGACCAACCGTCTCGCCCCGGTCGCCGGGCTCTCCGCCCCGGACGGCCGGCCGTTGGACTGGCCGGTCACCCACGTCTTCCTGGTCGCCCGCCGGCCGGTCAACACCTGACGGGTGGTAGCAGGGGTCCCCTGTTACCGCTTTCTTTCGTGCAGGGGTCCCCTGCTACCACCCCGGCGGCACCCACCCCTGCTACCACCCGGCGACGCGCGCCGGGCAGCCGCCACCCCGGGCGGCCTCCTCGCCGTACGGGGCGATGAAGACCTTGTCGGCCTCCCCCACGGTCTGCGCGTCCAGCGCCCGGGTCACCTCGTCGACGCCGAAGAACGCCGGCCGCAGCCGGTCCAGGCCGAGGGTCGGCAACAGCCCTACCGCGCGGTGGTGGGTGTATGGGTTGATCACCGCGCCGACGATGGTCAGTTCCCGGGCGAAGATCTCGTTCGGGCGGATCCGCGCCTCGTCCTGCGGCCGGGCGACCCCGAAGACCAGGATCCGTCCGCCCCGGCTGGCCATGCCGAGCGCCGACTCCAGCACGCGCGCCGAGCCGACCGCGTCGACCACGGACGGGAAACCCAGGCCGCCGGTGAGCTCGCGGGCCGCGTCCGCGCTGCCCGGATCGCCCGGGTCGAGGGCCACGTGAGCGCCCATTCGCAACGCCAGGTCCCGCCGGTCGGCGCGGGGGTCCATCACCACGATCGGGGCGAGCCCGCGCGACCGGGCCAGGGCCACCATCATCGCCCCGGCCGGGCCGGCCCCGTAGACCAGCACGGGCAGCCCGGAGCGGGGATCGAGCTGGTCCATGCCGTGCACGCAGC
The nucleotide sequence above comes from Micromonospora pallida. Encoded proteins:
- a CDS encoding MFS transporter, whose product is MTAPPTTVGTPIRDDAVAGRLSTRWLVLGVLCLAQLVVVLDNTVLTVAVPALTRDLAASTADIQWVINAYALVQSGLLLTAGSVVDRYGRRRMLLAGLVLFGLASLAAAAAQSSGQLIAARAALGVGGALLVTGTLAVAMQVFDAEERPRAIGIWAAVSALGFAAGPPVGGFVLAHFDWPAIFLLNVPVVLLCLLAGVLLVPESRGATDGRLDLVGAVLSTAGLTAVVYAVIRGPEDGWASGPVLGAALAGVVLVGLFVGWERRVAHPMLDMRLFRDRRFVGAVAGVVLITFGSAGALFLLAQQLQFVRGHSAWEAGLRTAPFALTVVLLNLVGVTARLIRTLGTPAAIASGMAALAVGLVVAAHAPTDGYGVLLAGLVLMGAGCAVANPAIVAAVMSAIPADRAGAGAGVDGTMAEVGSSLGVAVLGAVMNARFTAALPAAVVGAGSFPAALAAARDEVERQSVAEAFGSAVVVGQTVGAGAVLVGGCLAALLLHHAARRAR
- a CDS encoding siderophore-interacting protein; the protein is MKRNWEALLLRAMGGRDFRLTVLESESVNAHYQRLLVDGGGLLEACGVHPTMWVRLWFDHDGRAHQRAYTLVDPDPTTGRFHLEFALHDGCAARWATSARPGDTIDATVQGTGFALPDPTPRHLYLVGDAASLPAVNSLLDHADSIPATVWLEYAHEGEQALTPRARGHHKVTWVPREDGGRHLVDTVCAAIPPDTDGAYYWVACEAASNRAIVRHLRRGLGAGRQQVSALGYWTAR
- a CDS encoding class I SAM-dependent methyltransferase, which translates into the protein MPRYLLFPGRHHLLTRFQADYLRRLATESDDTATDGRGGAADETADDGVTVVWAVTSANHENTRRNPVPYHRREAAIERFSVLAGLRSVVVPVFDTAATDRFAEVTLKNVAAVTGLELTPADTVVACSTPEVAAMYERLGFAIAGVEADVEPAPARPWDVLLGLAAGDPSWRELAHPATIDVYRRYRLDDLVRAVVNDPVVGDEGGLTATRDYRAYAEAFADAAQRKWSAVREHVRPGRIVDVGCGAGAVLELADREPALRESDLIGVEVARHLFEECVHKKAQGFFTNPNVFFYRRNVLGGAVFAPRSVDTTLTFALTHEIWSYGDRIASLRRFVQAIYDHTVPGGVWINSDVCGPDGQDRTVRLRLSTTDGANPPTPRTDLTSLSPTEVATYVGTLSTRARLDQFAVDYRFPFAYRPVTDPTIADPAGTNPAAADPAGTDSTVADPAGTDSAGTVVELTLGDAMDFLTRKDYTDNWLSETQEQFCGLEYADWKALLADVGFEVDPASGPTRNDWIVTNRLAPVAGLSAPDGRPLDWPVTHVFLVARRPVNT
- a CDS encoding alcohol dehydrogenase catalytic domain-containing protein — encoded protein: MPPTDTVLAVRCHGPGDVRAERVPTRSPGPGEVTIAPLAVGVCGTDSHIVGGSFPAAFPVVLGHEVCGRVVEVGPEVDALAPGDLVTVEPHDYCTACVYCRLGQEHLCDHKRGYGVRLDGGMAGRMVLPARIAYRLPPETPPWIGALTEPLACCVHGMDQLDPRSGLPVLVYGAGPAGAMMVALARSRGLAPIVVMDPRADRRDLALRMGAHVALDPGDPGSADAARELTGGLGFPSVVDAVGSARVLESALGMASRGGRILVFGVARPQDEARIRPNEIFARELTIVGAVINPYTHHRAVGLLPTLGLDRLRPAFFGVDEVTRALDAQTVGEADKVFIAPYGEEAARGGGCPARVAGW